A window from Vibrio cortegadensis encodes these proteins:
- the torD gene encoding molecular chaperone TorD: MIETKAFNEKRAEIYWWLSSLFAKELTQQELDSYNSQEIRTFLTGLGENETLKPSIDKLVDALNRLQNREDAQLELSADYCDLFLKSDKNAALPYASMYIGKQGLLNDVPAQEMAALMSKHGIAVSESLNEPADHIAIELDFLGNLIIRSNELEQEKHLDDALIEQESFIQTHILSWIPQFSAKCDQYDEFGFYASVAQVLVAFCQLDCQYLTGE; the protein is encoded by the coding sequence ATGATCGAAACAAAAGCATTCAATGAAAAGCGTGCAGAGATTTACTGGTGGCTATCTAGCCTTTTCGCAAAAGAGTTAACTCAACAAGAGTTAGACAGCTATAACTCTCAAGAGATTCGCACTTTTCTGACTGGCTTAGGTGAAAACGAAACACTTAAACCTTCAATAGACAAGTTAGTTGACGCCCTTAATCGCTTACAAAACCGTGAAGACGCTCAATTAGAGCTTTCCGCTGACTATTGTGATCTATTTTTAAAATCAGATAAGAACGCCGCTCTTCCATACGCTTCTATGTACATTGGAAAGCAAGGTTTATTGAATGATGTTCCGGCTCAAGAGATGGCAGCATTAATGTCAAAGCACGGCATTGCAGTGAGTGAATCATTGAATGAACCAGCAGACCACATTGCCATTGAACTCGACTTTTTAGGTAATTTAATTATTCGTTCAAATGAGCTTGAGCAAGAGAAACACCTTGATGATGCATTAATTGAGCAAGAATCTTTCATTCAAACTCATATCCTTTCTTGGATCCCACAGTTTAGTGCTAAATGCGATCAATATGATGAGTTTGGTTTTTATGCAAGCGTAGCTCAAGTATTAGTCGCCTTCTGCCAATTAGATTGCCAATACCTAACAGGCGAATAA